One stretch of Schlesneria sp. DSM 10557 DNA includes these proteins:
- a CDS encoding DUF1501 domain-containing protein — protein sequence MPHPQNPFPCQLTRREFVWEMGGGFAGLALAGLIHEHRVFGNGAVSPAPSANPLSPRPQQLPAKAKSVIFLMMNGGPSQVDTFDYKPVLQKYAGQPLPEGKTFINSGGRKVGFLTPSFRPFRPGGESGLLISDFFPKVREHADKLAVIRSCHTDSHAHGSALVAMNTGKTFIGRPSLGSWAVYGLGSENQNMPGYVVILDKRGGPIGGQPNWSSGFIPSSYAGTLFRSVGDPMFDLRGPGYVDLAAQREQLDLLAKINQEHMDARPGGQDLAARINSFELAYRMQAEAPAAVDLSEETPQTLAMYGVGQHPTDEYGRNCLVARRLVERGVRFVQLYSGGGHLEETWDAHKSIETNHGQHAAEVDQPIAALLTDLEQRGLLESTLVVWGGEFGRMPFSEGPGEPGRNHNPYGFSMWMAGGGVKGGTAYGETDDFGFEAVVNKAHLHDIHATILHLIGLDHELLTYFHQGRDESLTDVDGHVIRAILA from the coding sequence ATGCCACACCCGCAGAATCCCTTTCCATGCCAACTGACGCGACGCGAGTTTGTCTGGGAGATGGGAGGCGGTTTCGCGGGCCTGGCTCTGGCGGGTCTCATACACGAGCACCGCGTGTTCGGCAATGGCGCGGTTTCTCCCGCACCGTCGGCCAACCCGCTCTCCCCGCGACCGCAGCAGCTTCCCGCGAAAGCAAAGAGCGTCATTTTTCTGATGATGAACGGGGGGCCCAGTCAGGTCGATACGTTCGACTACAAGCCTGTACTTCAGAAGTACGCGGGCCAGCCACTTCCTGAAGGAAAGACATTCATCAACTCGGGTGGGCGAAAAGTGGGCTTTCTGACGCCCTCCTTCCGCCCTTTCCGACCGGGAGGCGAAAGCGGGCTTTTGATCTCGGACTTTTTTCCGAAAGTGCGTGAGCACGCAGACAAGCTGGCCGTGATCCGCTCGTGCCACACCGACAGCCATGCGCACGGTTCGGCACTGGTCGCCATGAACACTGGCAAGACCTTCATCGGACGCCCCTCGCTGGGAAGCTGGGCCGTTTATGGTCTGGGGTCGGAAAACCAGAACATGCCCGGCTATGTCGTGATCCTCGACAAACGGGGTGGTCCGATCGGGGGCCAGCCGAACTGGTCCAGCGGCTTCATCCCCAGTTCTTACGCCGGGACCTTGTTCCGGTCTGTCGGTGACCCCATGTTTGACCTCCGTGGCCCGGGGTACGTGGACCTGGCGGCACAGCGTGAGCAACTCGATCTGCTCGCAAAGATCAATCAGGAACACATGGATGCCAGACCGGGTGGACAAGATCTGGCAGCGCGGATCAACTCGTTTGAGCTGGCCTATCGCATGCAGGCAGAAGCACCTGCAGCTGTCGATCTTTCAGAAGAGACGCCCCAGACACTGGCGATGTACGGTGTGGGACAGCATCCGACCGACGAGTACGGCCGCAACTGTCTGGTCGCTCGCCGACTTGTCGAAAGAGGTGTTCGGTTCGTTCAACTTTACTCAGGCGGCGGTCATCTCGAAGAGACCTGGGACGCTCACAAGAGTATCGAGACCAATCATGGGCAGCATGCTGCCGAAGTCGACCAGCCCATCGCCGCCCTGCTGACAGACCTTGAGCAACGCGGTTTGCTCGAATCCACGCTCGTCGTGTGGGGGGGAGAATTTGGGCGAATGCCATTCAGTGAAGGTCCCGGCGAACCGGGACGAAACCATAACCCGTACGGGTTTTCGATGTGGATGGCGGGCGGGGGTGTGAAAGGGGGAACGGCCTATGGCGAGACGGACGACTTCGGGTTTGAGGCGGTCGTTAATAAGGCCCATCTCCACGACATCCACGCGACGATTCTGCACCTGATCGGTCTGGATCACGAGCTGCTGACCTACTTCCACCAGGGCCGCGACGAGAGCCTGACCGACGTCGACGGACATGTCATTCGCGCTATTCTCGCTTAA
- a CDS encoding ROK family protein codes for MSPLIQPQLLRRMNVRRLLEHLQKSGPSTRADLTRRTGSSGPTVSKAIAALLESGLVEEGESHAVALGRPGTVLRLARNAAQVIGVVIDARQCQVVAAGLDGVNHDEAMETFATPRTYSLLIDQLAHAVNRLMRRSARTLSIGISAPGLINRREQKCTFSPNFHVTDGHSPTRDLFERVGVECVLYQETQALCLSERMFGGPESLDDFVVLEISTGLGLGVYSSGRLLEGHSGLAGELGHVTVVPDGRICGCGNRGCLETVATDSSFAQLISEQTGRAVDIKEAVHLIRSGQLESERQLRTTIESLAIAMAAAINIFNPAHLFVHGRLFDAQDGLFELTCELTRRRALAPSLADCHIRRSRFSKAQGATAAAIHALFASFGPTFGE; via the coding sequence ATGTCTCCGCTGATTCAGCCTCAATTATTGCGCCGAATGAATGTCCGTCGGCTGTTGGAACACCTGCAGAAGAGTGGCCCGTCGACACGCGCCGACCTGACGCGACGAACAGGCAGCAGTGGCCCGACCGTTTCCAAAGCGATCGCCGCCCTGCTTGAGTCGGGCCTGGTCGAAGAAGGGGAATCGCACGCCGTGGCCCTCGGCCGCCCCGGAACGGTTCTGAGGCTCGCACGAAATGCCGCGCAAGTCATCGGCGTGGTGATCGACGCCCGGCAATGTCAGGTCGTGGCTGCGGGACTGGATGGCGTTAATCACGATGAGGCGATGGAGACATTCGCGACACCACGCACCTACTCGTTACTCATCGACCAGCTTGCTCACGCCGTCAATCGCCTGATGCGACGGTCCGCCCGGACATTGTCGATCGGCATCAGTGCACCGGGTCTGATCAACCGGCGTGAGCAGAAGTGTACGTTTTCCCCCAACTTTCATGTCACGGATGGCCATTCCCCCACGCGAGATCTTTTCGAACGAGTCGGTGTGGAATGTGTTCTTTATCAGGAAACGCAGGCGCTCTGCCTCAGCGAACGAATGTTTGGCGGGCCGGAATCGCTGGATGACTTCGTCGTGCTGGAGATCAGCACTGGGCTGGGTCTGGGGGTTTACAGTTCCGGCCGTCTGCTGGAAGGGCATAGCGGTCTGGCAGGAGAACTGGGCCACGTGACCGTCGTTCCCGATGGTCGAATCTGTGGTTGCGGCAATCGCGGCTGCCTGGAAACCGTGGCGACCGATTCGTCCTTTGCGCAGTTGATTTCCGAACAGACAGGCCGCGCCGTCGATATCAAAGAAGCGGTCCACCTGATCCGTAGTGGCCAACTGGAAAGCGAACGGCAGCTTCGCACGACCATCGAGTCGCTGGCGATCGCCATGGCGGCTGCAATCAATATCTTTAACCCCGCCCACCTGTTCGTTCATGGGCGGCTGTTCGATGCTCAGGATGGCCTGTTTGAGCTGACGTGTGAATTAACGCGACGTCGTGCACTGGCCCCCTCACTGGCAGACTGCCACATCCGCCGTTCACGCTTCAGCAAAGCACAAGGAGCGACAGCCGCGGCCATTCATGCTCTTTTTGCTTCATTCGGCCCCACCTTCGGCGAATGA